TGGAGCCGACCTGGCCGATGCCAGTGCAAAACTGCCCGCGAGTTACACCGGAGCCAACCTAGGTAGAGCCACCAAAGGCGCTGCGGCAACGTTGCTGGGGAAAGTGTATCTGACGCAAAAGCAATATGATAAAGCCACCCAGACGCTCAAAACAGTAATTGATGCTGGTACCTACAGCTTGCTGCCTGCCTACGCCAGCGTGTTTCTGGATGCCAACGCGCAGAATAAAGAGTCGATTTTTGAAGTAGCCTATAAAGCCAGCAGTCAAGGTGAGGGCAGCACCTATGCTACCAATTTTTCGCCGAAACGGGGCGCCGTTTATGTCACGGGCCAGGGGAATGGGCAGGGCTACAACCGACCTACGCAGAACATGATTGCCGCCTATGAGCCGGGTGATCTGCGCAAACCTGTGTCGTTAAGCGAAACCTGGACCGATGGTAAGCAGGTGTACAATGATCCCTACGTAAAAAAGCAATTCATTACCCCCTTGGCGACTGCGTATGATGGCGATGGCAACTGGATTGTATTGCGTTACGCGGATGTGCTGCTTATGTATGCCGAAGCCCTGAATGAACAGGGGCAGACCAGTCAGGCGCTTCCCTTTCTCAACCAGGTTCGGGTCCGGGCGGGACTTGCGGAGCGTACTGGTCTGTCGCAGGCTGATGCCCGGCTCGCACTGGAACAGGAACGTCGCGTTGAGTTAGCCTTTGAAGGGCATCGCTGGTTCGACCTGGTTCGAACAGGCCGCGCCCTGACGGTGATGAAAGCAACGGGTAAGACTGTTTCGGAGCGGGATCTACTGTTCCCGATTCCCCAGCAGCAGATTGATATAAACCCGCTTTTAAAGCAAAACACGGGGTATTGATTTTAGTGTACTTTTCTTCCGCCAATCGGCGGAAGAAAAGTACACTAGGGGCTAGTCTATTAGGGATACAAATAGATTATAAAAAAAGGCGTTTTTGTCATGCTGACGCAGGAAGCATCTCAAAATTTCCTCATTGATAATTATGGATGCGTTAAGATGCTTCCTGCGTCAGCATGACAAAAAATAAGCTAGCCTACTGGTATGCAACCGCTTCTGATTTTATACCTGATCGCCGGGTTATTTACCCGGTCTGGGCCAGCGGAGCCACCCGTTAACAATCGGTTGACCGCATTGACATCGCCTATTCTGTTTCGAGGTGACGAGCACACGGCCTATCGCGACCCGGCATTCCTCTATCACCAGGATAGTCTGTACGTCTTTTTTACACTGGTACGCATTGAGGAGGAGCATAAAATTTACGCTTACGTTGCCATGAGTCGGACTAAAGACCTCCAGCATTGGACACCCATCCGCACCCTAACCCCCCGCGACCAACGGCTCAATTACAGTAGTCCCGGCAATGTTGTCCGGCAGGGCGACGAATGGGTATTGTGCCTGCAAACTTACCCCCGACCCGATTATACGACTGATCAAATGCCTCGGTATGCCACCCAGGATGCCCGGATTTTTACGATGCGCAGCCGGGATTTACATCACTGGAGTAGCCCGGAGTTGCTTCGCGTGAAAGGGTCTTCCGTAACAGAAAAGGATATGGGACGAATGATCGATCCGTATCTGCTGGCCGACAAAGACGCGCCGGGGAAATGGTGGTGTTTTTATAAACAGAATGGCGTCAGTATGTCGAGTTCTTACGATCTACGTAACTGGACCTTTGTCGGCCATACCGAGTCAGGCGAAAATGCCTGTGTGTTAGTCGAAGATAGCCAGTACATTCTGATGCATTCCCCGAAAAACGGTATCGGCTTAAAACGCTCAACGGATTTAAAAAGCTGGCAGGACTGGGGCGGACTCATAACACTGGGCCAGTCGGATTGGCCCTGGGCCAAGGGGCGACTGACGGCGGGCGCGGTCCTGAACCTCAAACAAGTTCCTGCCTTTGGCAAATATGTGATGCTCTTCCACGGTTCCGGGCCACTGAGTGAAGAGGCTGGAGACTTCGACAAAAATGCGTCCATAGGCATTGCCTGGAGCGATGACCTGCTGAACTGGCAATGGCCCGCCAAGACCCGTTGATCAATTGGTCTTCGGCTTATAGACAACCAAAACATACCTGAATGAAATCGAACGAACTTACCCGACGCGTTTTTTTACAACAATCGTCTATGGCTGCCGCCAGTGTGGTTACTGCCTCATCGCTTCCCTCTCTTACATTAAACGCGCCCAAACGTCGGGTGGCCATGGTTGGAACTGGGCATCGGGGAACCAGTATGTGGGGGATACCCGTCGTGCAGGAATTTGGTGATATCGTCGATTTTGTCGGGCTGTGCGACAAAAACATTGGACGAGCGACTACCGCCCAAAAATTGATGAACGTTACCTGCCCGGTCTATACCGACTTCGACAAAATGATGCGGGAGACCAAACCCGACGTGTTGATCGTCACCACGGTCGATGCGACCCACGATCAGTTTATCATCAAAGGGATGGAGATGGGCGCCGACATCATTACCGAAAAACCCATGACCACCGATGAAACCAAATGCCGGGCTATTCTGGATGCCGAAAAGCGGACAGGCAAAAAAGTGACGGTCACCTTCAATTATCGGTATTCACCCCACCGTCAGAAACTCTACGAACTGCTGCGCGAAGGCGTCATCGGGACGATTACTTCGGTTGACTTCCACTGGTATTTAGACATTCATCACGGGGCCGATTATTTCCGACGCTGGCACAGGCTCCAGGAAAACAGCGGTTCCTTGTGGGTACACAAAGCCAGTCACCACTTCGACTTGCTCAATTGGTGGCTGGAGTCCGAGCCGGAGCAGGTTTATGCGCAGGGAACGTTAGATTTTTACGGCAAAAAAGGGCCCTTCCGGGCGGAAAACTGCCGAAGCTGTTCCCACAAGAAGGACTGTAACTTTTACTGGGACATCACGAAGGATAAACGGTTAACGGCGCTCTACGTCGACAACGAGAAGTATGATGGCTACCTGCGAGATGGCTGTGTATTTAAAGACGATGTCAACATCGACGATAAAATGGCGGCTACCATTCGGTATGCCAACGGGGTTAATGTCAGTTATTCGCTGACCACCTATTCCCCTTACGAAGGTTACCGGATTGCCTTTAACGGAACGAAGGGACGACTGGAAGCCTGGATCAAGGAAACGGGTAAAATGCCAATCGAAGCTTATGACGAACTCATGCTATCCAAAAACTTTGGCGAGGTCGAGTACATTAAAGTGCCTCAGGCTGAAGGGCATGGCGGAGGGGATGCACGCCTTCGGGATAAGATTTTTCGAAACCCCAGCACCCCGGATGCATTCCGCCAGACGGCCGGAAGCCGGGATGGGGCCATGGCGATCCTGGTCGGCATTTGCGCGCGCAAAAGTAAGCAAACCGGTCAGTCTGTTCGTATTGAAGAAGTATCAGGGCTGAAGCCAAAAGCGATTAAAGGGTAAGGATAGTTCAATAAATAATGTAAAATGAACCGCACGGCCGACCCTGAATGCTTGATATTCATCTTATTTTCATTCTACATTGTCCATTTACTTATATGATAGGTTGGTAATTGAGCAAAGCACCACCGTCTTGTGTGATTGTTTTCTTTTATAACTGTGATCTTGCTTCACATTCAACATGATAAAAAAACTACTACTAATCGGTTACTGCTGCTTTTCAGCACTCATCGGGTTGGCTCAACAAGAAATTCCGTTGTATACGGGGGCCATACCCAATGTGAAAGCATCGGAGGTCAACGAAATAAAACGAGCCGATCAGAGTGTATCCAATGTCGTTCGGCCAACGCTGACTCTCTTTTTACCAGCCAAGGAAAAAGCCACCGGTACGGCTGTCATTGTCTGCCCCGGCGGTGGCTACGAAACGCTGGTTATGAAACGGGAAGGCTTCGACATTGCCGAAGCCTTTGCTAAAATAGGCGTGACTGCTTTTGTGCTGAAATACCGGCTGCCCAGTGAGAAAACAATGATCGATCCATCTATTGGTCCTTTGCAGGATGCCCAGCAAGCGCTGAGAACCATTCGCCAACGTTCAACCGAATGGGGTGTTGATCCAAACCGAATCGGGATTATGGGCTTTTCGGCTGGTGGTCATCTGGCGGCTACCGCCGGAACTCATTTTCAAAAGCCGGTCATCGACAATCCTGAATCCATAAACCTACGACCGGATTTTATGATCCTGATTTATCCGGTAATTAGCCTGTCGCATGAAATTGGCAGCGAGAAAACACGCAAAAATCTGCTTGGTATGTCACCTAGTCCGGAGCTAATCAGGCTCTATTCCAACGAATTGCATATTGACAAAACGACCCCGCCAACTTTCTTAACCCATGCGGGTGATGACTCGAAAGTGCCCGTTAAAAACAGCTTGGTCTTCTATGAGGCCCTCCAGCAAAACGGTGTACCAGCCAACCTGCATATATACAGCAAAGGCGAACATGGCTTCGGCAAAACCCCAGCGTTCGACGAGTGGTTTGGGCGGATCCACCAGTGGATGAAAGATATGCACTAACTGTTATTATTGGGATCGTTGACTAAATAATATTTTCTCGTTTCATTGTCGAATGGGTGGACTAAAACTATTAGTAAGGCCTTCGATCTGCCCGCTGAGTTCATCGAAATGAAGCTGTTCGGAAGGCTGGGTCGTCGGGCTTAGTTGTTCGTTAATTGACAGCAGTTCCTGCAAAACCGTATGTCCAGCTTCCCGTTGCAGGTAAAGCAGACAATGCTGACGAACGGCCCAATACAGGTAAGCCCGGTACGAAAAAGTAATTCGCTCGAACAGGCGCTTCTGCCAGAAAAGCTGAACAGATCGGCAACAATAGCTTCGGTCAGCATCGTTGAGTATACATCGATACGATGGAATCAGGCCCGCTTGAAGGCAGCAGACGAACAGACTGGTTTCCTGGGAATGAATTAGACGGTAGGGGACCCATAGTTGATATGTGGTTCTCTATAGATACCATTTGGGCGATTTTTCCTAATGCGTTCGTCAGAAAAGTTGCCGCTTCTGGTCGGGCCGCTTCGCCATCCCAGCCTTTTCCTATTTGTTAAGTCGAGTTACGCTGGAGTGGAGAAAATAATCGTTAAAACTAAGCCGGATTCTTTGAGAGATTCATAAATTTCTAAAAAAGTTTCAATTGGGCTCGGGGGTAGGGCTGCTTTTATTGTCTATAGGCTACGAACCCTACGAATGGAGCCCATGCAGACGGTCGCTTTCAGGTATAATCAACAACGTTCCGTGAAACCCACAGAACCCGGTCCGTCAGCAACCGATGCTAACCAGGAGCTGGATGCCGAATATTTTATTCGTCTGGCTTTTGAAACCGACCCGAAGCGGGGTTGCGAACTATTGTTCCGGGCCTATTACCGCGATTTGTGCAGTACGGCCATCCGATTTGTCTATTCCCGTCAGGCAGCCGAAGATATTGTCGGCGAAGTTTTCCTGCTGTTCTGGAATAATCAGGTTTATCAAACCATAACCATTTCGTATCGAGCCTATCTGTTCCGCGCTGTTCGGAATCGGGCGCTCAACTACATCAAATTTGATCTGAATCGATCGGCTTCGCTGGATTTACTTCCTGATGACAGCGAGCCGGATACGACCGTTCAACAACCTGATCAAATTTTACAGGTGGATGAGCTGCTACGACGTATTAATGAAATCGTGCGTACGCTGCCGCTGCAAGCCCAGCGGGTGTTCATCATGAGCCGTTTCGACGGTCGATCGCATGCTGAAATCGCCCAGGAGTTACAGATCAATCATAAAACGGTTGAAAGCCATATCACACGGGCTTTGTCGAGCCTAAGGCATTTACTTCGTCAGGAACTGTGTCTGTTGTTACCAGGATTATTATACGCACTAGTAAGCTAATCCTCACCTATGAATACTGCGATAAACAAAGAGCTTCTATTCACCCATTTCGACGGGCGAACCACCCCGCTTCAGATCGAACTGCTTCGGGAGTGGCTGCAAACGGCGGAGAATCAGCAGGTTTATTATGGCTGGTTACAGGAATGGGAGCACCAAAATCCACAGGTATTTACCGACCCCGATCAAGCTTATTCCCTGTTTCTACACAAATTGGATGCATCACCACAATCCGTCTCAACCCGTCAGGTTCCCATACTGAAACGTTGGCATGTAAGGAGCTTTTTAGCGGCCGCTTCGGTAGCAATTTTTCTGCTCGCCGTTATGTACCTAACCCAGCCGTACTGGAGTATGCGTACCATTGCAACCGACTATGGGGAAGTGCGATCTGTGGTACTCGACGACGGTAGCCGGGTAACGCTGAACGCGAATTCAAAACTTCAGATCCCCCGATTTCACCTAAGAACCTCATCCCGCGATGTGTTTTTACAGGGAGAAGCAGAGTTTGCTATCGTGCATACGATTTCGCACGACCCGTTTAAAGTGCATACCGCCAATGACGTAGAAGTGATTGTTTTAGGAACGGAATTTACGGTCAATACGCGCCGGAATAATACGCGGGTGGTACTAAATCGGGGTAAGGTGAAGGTACGTTATCCGACGCCTAATCAAATCAATACGCTGACGATGAAACCGGGCGATTGGGTTACCCTCACCCCAAATGAACGGCCAAAACGAGGACGTCAGTCCATTGACCAAACTACGGGAGCCAATTGGAAAAATTATCAGTACACCTTTCGAAACACACCGTTGCCGGAAATTGCAGCCCTGATCAGCGATAATTTCGGGGTCACGGTTCAACTGGATGAAGCCCTGACCAAACGGAGTGTTACCGGTACATTTCACGCGCAAAATGCAGATGAACTCATACAGGCACTCATAGAACTATTCGAGTTTGACGTAATCCGTCAGGGAAAGATAATAAAGCTGGTTTTATCTGATTCAACGAAGACCCTAAACTAATTTCTAAATCCTTTTCTCTATGAAAATTTGGCTACTATCCAGTTGCTGGGGACTTGCTTTGTTCTCTTTTTTTCCGGCACCGGCGCAATTACTGGCGACCTCGCGCGTAAAACCAACTTATTATCAGGCACAAACCTCAACCATACGTTTGCAGGATGCCTTACTGGAACTGCAGCGGATTTATCACGTGGATATTCTATTCGAAGAGGCCAGTATGCAGCAGATCAAGGTGCCCGCCAATCAGCTTGATTTTAGCGGCTCACTGGAAAAAAACCTGCGCAAAGTGCTGATCCCAAATGGATTTGGGTATAAAAAACTAGCTAAAGGCGGCTATGTTGTGCGTCGGTTGCCAACCGCTAGGGAAGAGCTTCCCAGACAACGGGCCGACATGCAGGTCGATGTAAAAGACATCCTCATGATCCCCCCAACGCTGGAAACGGTTGAGCCGATGGCCGAACCCGCTAAGGCAGACCGTACCGTAACCGGAAAAACAACAGACGAAAAAGGGGAAGAACTACCAGGAGTAAGTGTTATTATCAAAGGAACCCAGCGAGGCACAACTTCCGATAATAATGGAAACTACTCCCTTAAGGTACCCGATGGAAATCCGACTCTTATTTTCTCGTTTGTAGGCTACATTCCTCAAGAAGTGGTTCTGGGCAATCAGTCAATAGTAAATGTTGCCCTTCTGACCGACAACCGAGCGTTAAAAGAAGTCGTTGTCGTCGGCTATGGTACCCAGCAGGCTAAAGATGTGACGGGGGCTGTAGCTACCCTCAACCAGTCTGCAATTAAAGATTTGCCGGTATCGTCGCTGGATCAAAAGATGATTGGTCAGGTGGCCGGTGTACAGATCCAGCAGGTGTCTGGAGCACCGGGGGCGGGTACGTCGATACGCATTCGGGGGAGTGGGTCGCTGGGCGCTGGTAACGAGCCCTTATACGTAGTCGATGGAATGCCTTATTCATCGGGGCTAAATCAAAACTTGAATCCGCTGGTCTTCATCAACCCTAATGACATTGAATCCATCACCATTCTGAAAGATGCATCGTCGACCGCCATTTACGGTTCGCGCGGGGCGAATGGTGTGGTCATGATTACGACCAAACAAGGCCAGTTTAACCGCACTCAGATCACTGGCTCAGTAATGCGGGGTGTTCAGGTTGTCCCCCAAAAAGGACGGCCTAAATTGATGAACCAGCAGGAGTTTATTGACCTGCAACGCAACAAAATTGACATTGCCGTGCTTCGGGCCGAAAATCGGGCCACTACCCTGGCCGACTATCCAGCTGAGTATCAGCACCCCGAACAACTGGTTGGAAAAGGAACGGACTGGTACGATCTGATTCTCCAGGCGGCACCCATTCAGGACTATAACGTCAATCTCAACCGGGGATCACAGGATTCGCGGCTGAGTGCCAGTCTTGGGTATTTCAAACAGGATGGGGTATTGCGTTTTACCGGTATTGAACGATACAGTGCCCGGCTCGGTATGGATTCGAATCTGGGAAAAGCGTTTCGGGTGGGCGTTTCTCTCCAGCCAACCTTCATCAACCAAACCCGTACTAATACGAACACCAGCCGGGAAGATGTGATTGGGGTTGCGAACTGGGCCAACCCGGTAATGTCGCCCTATGATGCGAACGGAAACCTGATTCCCTACATTGTTTCGCCCCAAAGTAAGTACCATTCGGCCTGGAGTTTTGCTAATCCTTTGTTTACTCTTCGGGAAACTACCCAGTCTCAGCAGCAATTTCAAAATATTGGTATTGCCTTCCTCGAATGGTCGATAACCCCGGATCTGAAAGTAAAAACCTCCGTCAATACGATCTGGTCGACTTCCAAATTTTCGCAATACGTTCCCAGTACGGTCGGTGGGTCAAACCGGCCACCGGTAGCCGGAACGGGAAGCTCGGTCAATACAAACGGGCAGAGTTTCAACTGGCTCATCGAAAACACACTGACCTATAAAAAAGCGTTCGGTGATCACCGAATCGATGCTGTGGCGGGCTACACAACCCAGAAAAATACAACGAATACATTGACCCTTACGGCGGGCCCCTACGGCAATGACCTGATCCAGACCATCAACGCAGCCCCCGCCATCAGTGCCTGGGGACAAACGATTGACGAATGGAGTATCATCTCATATTTGGGTCGGATAAACTACGGATTCAAAGAAAAATACCTGCTCACGGCAACCATCCGGTCCGATGGCTCATCCCGCTTTGGTTCCCGAAATCGGTATGCCTATTTCCCGTCGCTGGCTGGGGCCTGGCGAATCTCGGAAGAAGCGTTCATGAAGAATAATCCGTACGTAAATAACCTTAAACTGCGGGTTAGCTACGGCAAAAGCGGCAACAACAACATTGGTAATTACTCTCATCTGGCCTCCATTAATTCAGGTGCCTACGTTTTTGGATCGACTCAGGTATCCGCTTCTTATGTAGGGTTAGCCAATCCCTATTTAACCTGGGAGGAATCGCAACAGGTCGATGCGGGGGTGGATGCCGAATTCCTTAATGGGCGGTTCTCGCTGACGGTCGATGTCTATAACCGGTTAAGCAAAAACATGCTGCTGAACGACGTCATACCGGCAATTACGGGCTATAATACAGCGGTTGTCAACAAAGGCAACGTCCGCAATCAGGGACTGGAAATTGCTCTGGGCGCCAAACCCATTATGGGTACATTGAACTGGGACATTGGCGCTAATATCGCGTTCAACCGGAATAAAGTACTCTCCCTGAATGACAATGGCGACCGGATTTTATCGGGCAATAACGACAACAATCCAACGAACGTTACCGTTGTGGGTCAGCCTGTTGGCCAGTTTTTTGGTTTTGTACTCGATGGCGTTTATTCGGATGCCGACATTGCCAATCCGAATCTGGCTAAAACCGCACAGGTATATGCCGGTAATCCTAAATACCGGGATATCAATGGCGATGGTATTGTTAATGATTTGCTGGATTACACCATCATCGGCAATCCTTATCCAAAGTTCACTTTTGGGCTGACGAATAACCTGACTTATAAGCGGTTCAATCTGGGCATTATCGTGAATGGCTCCTTTGGAGGTCACGTAATGAACGGACTTCGGCAAACGGTCGATAACCTGCAGGGATTTTTCAATGTTCGCGAAGAGTGGGTAAACCGCTGGCGGAGTTCAGACAATCCGGGTACGGGTATGTTATATGGAGTGCCCAAGCTGACGCCAAGCTGGGGTCACCGGGTCAATACGATGTGGGTTGAAGATGCTTCATTTTTACGCATCGCCAACCTATCGCTGGGCTATTCCCTTCCGGATAAACTCGTTCGGAAAAGTGGTTTTCTGGAGGGATGCCGTCTGTACATGACCATTCAAAACCTGGCCATGTTTACCCGCTACGAAGGCGCCAATCCAGAAGGACAGTCGAAAAGCATCGACAACACGCTGTCGCCCGGTTTCGATATTACGTCCTATCCGCTGGCCCGGACAACCTCGTTTGGCCTCAATTTACAATTCTGATCCTACTCGTTCAGGGCTTTATATTCATCATTAACCGTCAAACAAAATGAGACACCTCATTTGCGGATTCCTCCTCCTGGTATTGACAGGCTGCTCCAACAGTTTTCTGGAACTCTACCCCAAAACGACGTTAAACGAAGGGAATTTCTACCAATCGGAAGTGGAGTACATTTTACTGGCCAATGGTTGTTACGTACCGATTCGGGATTATGAAAAGAATATTCACTGGGTGATGGCGGAGTTGATTTCCGATAACGCCAGTTTCCAGTATAATACCAAAACGGGCGAAGCGTCTAAAGGGGTGATTGACCAGTTCATCTTCACCTCCGACAACGTAGCCTATTCCAGCTTCTGGAACCTCTCCTACAACGGTATAACCCGGTGCAACAAACTACTCAGCGAACTGGAAAGAACCGGTGTAAGCTGGTCAAAGATTTCCTATAAAGATCGCTGTGCCGGCGAAGCG
This window of the Spirosoma aerolatum genome carries:
- a CDS encoding alpha/beta hydrolase, producing MIKKLLLIGYCCFSALIGLAQQEIPLYTGAIPNVKASEVNEIKRADQSVSNVVRPTLTLFLPAKEKATGTAVIVCPGGGYETLVMKREGFDIAEAFAKIGVTAFVLKYRLPSEKTMIDPSIGPLQDAQQALRTIRQRSTEWGVDPNRIGIMGFSAGGHLAATAGTHFQKPVIDNPESINLRPDFMILIYPVISLSHEIGSEKTRKNLLGMSPSPELIRLYSNELHIDKTTPPTFLTHAGDDSKVPVKNSLVFYEALQQNGVPANLHIYSKGEHGFGKTPAFDEWFGRIHQWMKDMH
- a CDS encoding SusC/RagA family TonB-linked outer membrane protein, giving the protein MKIWLLSSCWGLALFSFFPAPAQLLATSRVKPTYYQAQTSTIRLQDALLELQRIYHVDILFEEASMQQIKVPANQLDFSGSLEKNLRKVLIPNGFGYKKLAKGGYVVRRLPTAREELPRQRADMQVDVKDILMIPPTLETVEPMAEPAKADRTVTGKTTDEKGEELPGVSVIIKGTQRGTTSDNNGNYSLKVPDGNPTLIFSFVGYIPQEVVLGNQSIVNVALLTDNRALKEVVVVGYGTQQAKDVTGAVATLNQSAIKDLPVSSLDQKMIGQVAGVQIQQVSGAPGAGTSIRIRGSGSLGAGNEPLYVVDGMPYSSGLNQNLNPLVFINPNDIESITILKDASSTAIYGSRGANGVVMITTKQGQFNRTQITGSVMRGVQVVPQKGRPKLMNQQEFIDLQRNKIDIAVLRAENRATTLADYPAEYQHPEQLVGKGTDWYDLILQAAPIQDYNVNLNRGSQDSRLSASLGYFKQDGVLRFTGIERYSARLGMDSNLGKAFRVGVSLQPTFINQTRTNTNTSREDVIGVANWANPVMSPYDANGNLIPYIVSPQSKYHSAWSFANPLFTLRETTQSQQQFQNIGIAFLEWSITPDLKVKTSVNTIWSTSKFSQYVPSTVGGSNRPPVAGTGSSVNTNGQSFNWLIENTLTYKKAFGDHRIDAVAGYTTQKNTTNTLTLTAGPYGNDLIQTINAAPAISAWGQTIDEWSIISYLGRINYGFKEKYLLTATIRSDGSSRFGSRNRYAYFPSLAGAWRISEEAFMKNNPYVNNLKLRVSYGKSGNNNIGNYSHLASINSGAYVFGSTQVSASYVGLANPYLTWEESQQVDAGVDAEFLNGRFSLTVDVYNRLSKNMLLNDVIPAITGYNTAVVNKGNVRNQGLEIALGAKPIMGTLNWDIGANIAFNRNKVLSLNDNGDRILSGNNDNNPTNVTVVGQPVGQFFGFVLDGVYSDADIANPNLAKTAQVYAGNPKYRDINGDGIVNDLLDYTIIGNPYPKFTFGLTNNLTYKRFNLGIIVNGSFGGHVMNGLRQTVDNLQGFFNVREEWVNRWRSSDNPGTGMLYGVPKLTPSWGHRVNTMWVEDASFLRIANLSLGYSLPDKLVRKSGFLEGCRLYMTIQNLAMFTRYEGANPEGQSKSIDNTLSPGFDITSYPLARTTSFGLNLQF
- a CDS encoding RagB/SusD family nutrient uptake outer membrane protein, with the translated sequence MKRFSSSLLLLLGLASSACQDDFLALSPISSANIDKFYQTPADFQTAILGAYSTLQTGGMYGNWFLFAEERSDNTEQEDYAGTTQVYGDFDTFTLLSTNSFISDAWNAHYRLINQCNTVLSRIPSVNFSDATQKDQLIGEAKFLRALAYFNLVRVYGDVPLVTTAISGADAYQVNRSPVADIYTQIGADLADASAKLPASYTGANLGRATKGAAATLLGKVYLTQKQYDKATQTLKTVIDAGTYSLLPAYASVFLDANAQNKESIFEVAYKASSQGEGSTYATNFSPKRGAVYVTGQGNGQGYNRPTQNMIAAYEPGDLRKPVSLSETWTDGKQVYNDPYVKKQFITPLATAYDGDGNWIVLRYADVLLMYAEALNEQGQTSQALPFLNQVRVRAGLAERTGLSQADARLALEQERRVELAFEGHRWFDLVRTGRALTVMKATGKTVSERDLLFPIPQQQIDINPLLKQNTGY
- a CDS encoding glycoside hydrolase family protein; the protein is MQPLLILYLIAGLFTRSGPAEPPVNNRLTALTSPILFRGDEHTAYRDPAFLYHQDSLYVFFTLVRIEEEHKIYAYVAMSRTKDLQHWTPIRTLTPRDQRLNYSSPGNVVRQGDEWVLCLQTYPRPDYTTDQMPRYATQDARIFTMRSRDLHHWSSPELLRVKGSSVTEKDMGRMIDPYLLADKDAPGKWWCFYKQNGVSMSSSYDLRNWTFVGHTESGENACVLVEDSQYILMHSPKNGIGLKRSTDLKSWQDWGGLITLGQSDWPWAKGRLTAGAVLNLKQVPAFGKYVMLFHGSGPLSEEAGDFDKNASIGIAWSDDLLNWQWPAKTR
- a CDS encoding FecR family protein, with the translated sequence MNTAINKELLFTHFDGRTTPLQIELLREWLQTAENQQVYYGWLQEWEHQNPQVFTDPDQAYSLFLHKLDASPQSVSTRQVPILKRWHVRSFLAAASVAIFLLAVMYLTQPYWSMRTIATDYGEVRSVVLDDGSRVTLNANSKLQIPRFHLRTSSRDVFLQGEAEFAIVHTISHDPFKVHTANDVEVIVLGTEFTVNTRRNNTRVVLNRGKVKVRYPTPNQINTLTMKPGDWVTLTPNERPKRGRQSIDQTTGANWKNYQYTFRNTPLPEIAALISDNFGVTVQLDEALTKRSVTGTFHAQNADELIQALIELFEFDVIRQGKIIKLVLSDSTKTLN
- a CDS encoding RNA polymerase sigma-70 factor, which translates into the protein MKPTEPGPSATDANQELDAEYFIRLAFETDPKRGCELLFRAYYRDLCSTAIRFVYSRQAAEDIVGEVFLLFWNNQVYQTITISYRAYLFRAVRNRALNYIKFDLNRSASLDLLPDDSEPDTTVQQPDQILQVDELLRRINEIVRTLPLQAQRVFIMSRFDGRSHAEIAQELQINHKTVESHITRALSSLRHLLRQELCLLLPGLLYALVS
- a CDS encoding Gfo/Idh/MocA family protein; the protein is MKSNELTRRVFLQQSSMAAASVVTASSLPSLTLNAPKRRVAMVGTGHRGTSMWGIPVVQEFGDIVDFVGLCDKNIGRATTAQKLMNVTCPVYTDFDKMMRETKPDVLIVTTVDATHDQFIIKGMEMGADIITEKPMTTDETKCRAILDAEKRTGKKVTVTFNYRYSPHRQKLYELLREGVIGTITSVDFHWYLDIHHGADYFRRWHRLQENSGSLWVHKASHHFDLLNWWLESEPEQVYAQGTLDFYGKKGPFRAENCRSCSHKKDCNFYWDITKDKRLTALYVDNEKYDGYLRDGCVFKDDVNIDDKMAATIRYANGVNVSYSLTTYSPYEGYRIAFNGTKGRLEAWIKETGKMPIEAYDELMLSKNFGEVEYIKVPQAEGHGGGDARLRDKIFRNPSTPDAFRQTAGSRDGAMAILVGICARKSKQTGQSVRIEEVSGLKPKAIKG